A window of Staphylococcus sp. 17KM0847 contains these coding sequences:
- a CDS encoding nitrate reductase subunit alpha, with protein MAKFGLNFFKPTEKFNGNWSVLEHKSREWEKMYRERWSHDKVVRTTHGVNCTGSCSWKVFVKNGVITWENQQIDYPSCGPDMPEFEPRGCPRGASFSWYEYSPLRIKYPYIRGKLWELWKQALSENDDPISAWASIAEDEEKTRIYKTARGKGGHVRANWKDVAQLIAAQLIYTIKKDGPDRIAGFTPIPAMSMISYAAGARFISLLGGEMLSFYDWYADLPPASPQIWGEQTDVPESSDWYNASYVMMWGSNVPLTRTPDAHFMTEVRYKGAKVVSVAPDYAENVKFADNWLAPNPGTDAAIAQAMTHVILQEFYEDQPSEMFINYAKQYSDMPFVIRLDKDENGYKAGRFLRSSDFGSTTENSEWKPVVIDTFTNSIQVPNGTMGQRWEEGKQWNLKLENEQGEKIDPAMTVATGEYELTTVQFPYFDNAGNGVFERPIPVRKVTLANGEETYITTIYDLMASQYGVKRFGHELEAKGFEDASSFYTPAWQEKVTGVKANVVTQVAREFAQNAIDTGGRSMIIMGAGINHWFNSDTIYRSILNLVILCGCQGVNGGGWAHYVGQEKCRPIEGWSTIAFAKDWQGPPRLQNGTSWFYFATDQWKYEESGVDRLASPLAENIKLQHPADYNVLAARNGWLPSYPQFDRNSLLWGEEARDAGEFTNEAILQRALEDVKSRKTKFAVENPGLRKNHPKSLFVWRSNLISSSAKGQEYFMKHLLGTKSALMAEPNETDKPTEIEWSEDTVGKLDLLVALDFRMTATPLYSDIVLPAATWYEKHDISSTDMHPFIHPFNPAIDPLWESRSDWDIFKTLSKTFSDMSRVHLTGTFKDVVTAPLAHDSKQEISLAYGLIKDWTKGEVEPIPGKTMPGFAVVDRTYTDVHDKFISVGPLLENGKVGAHGVSFSVKEEYDELRSIVGTWEDDSVKHNKPRIDTARKVADVILNVSSASNGRVSQKSYEDLEQQTGMELKDISAERASEKITFLNITSQPREVIPTAVFPGSNKQGRRYSPFTTNIERLVPFRTLTGRQSYYIDHEVFQQFGEALPVYKPTLPPMVFGTKDKEVKGGVDALVLRYLTPHGKWNIHSTYQDNQHMLTLFRGGPTVWISNEDAAQHDINDNDWLEVYNRNGLVTARAVVSHRMPRGTMFMYHAQDKHIETPGSEISGTRGGSHNAPTRIHLKPTQLMGGYAQISYSFNYYGPIGNQRDVYVAVRKMKEVDWLED; from the coding sequence ATGGCAAAATTTGGATTGAATTTCTTTAAACCGACTGAAAAGTTCAATGGAAATTGGTCAGTGTTAGAGCACAAGAGCCGTGAATGGGAAAAAATGTACAGAGAGCGATGGAGCCATGACAAAGTTGTGCGTACAACACATGGTGTCAACTGTACAGGATCATGTTCGTGGAAAGTATTTGTCAAAAATGGTGTCATTACTTGGGAAAACCAACAAATCGATTATCCAAGTTGTGGACCAGACATGCCTGAGTTTGAACCTCGTGGGTGCCCACGTGGTGCATCTTTTTCTTGGTATGAGTACAGCCCATTGCGTATTAAATACCCATACATCCGAGGTAAATTATGGGAATTATGGAAACAAGCATTATCTGAAAACGACGATCCAATTTCAGCATGGGCATCTATTGCTGAAGATGAAGAAAAGACACGTATCTATAAAACAGCACGTGGTAAAGGTGGACATGTGCGAGCAAATTGGAAAGATGTTGCGCAGCTCATTGCGGCACAATTAATTTATACCATTAAAAAAGATGGACCTGACCGTATTGCGGGATTCACACCAATTCCAGCGATGTCAATGATTAGTTATGCAGCAGGTGCACGTTTTATTTCATTACTTGGTGGAGAAATGCTTAGTTTCTATGACTGGTATGCCGATTTACCACCAGCATCACCACAAATTTGGGGTGAACAAACTGACGTGCCAGAATCAAGTGACTGGTATAACGCGTCATATGTTATGATGTGGGGTTCTAACGTGCCATTGACACGTACACCAGATGCACACTTTATGACGGAAGTGCGTTATAAAGGTGCTAAAGTGGTTTCGGTTGCACCAGATTATGCAGAGAACGTTAAGTTTGCAGATAACTGGTTAGCACCAAATCCGGGTACAGATGCAGCGATTGCACAGGCGATGACGCACGTTATTTTACAGGAATTTTATGAAGATCAACCTTCTGAAATGTTCATCAACTATGCAAAACAATATTCTGATATGCCATTTGTTATTCGCTTAGATAAAGATGAAAATGGCTATAAAGCGGGTCGTTTCTTACGCTCAAGTGACTTTGGTAGCACAACTGAAAACAGTGAATGGAAACCTGTTGTAATTGATACATTTACAAACAGCATTCAAGTGCCAAATGGAACAATGGGGCAACGTTGGGAAGAAGGTAAGCAATGGAACCTTAAATTAGAAAATGAGCAAGGGGAAAAAATTGATCCAGCAATGACAGTAGCAACAGGTGAGTACGAACTTACAACTGTACAATTCCCTTATTTTGACAATGCAGGTAATGGCGTATTCGAAAGACCAATTCCTGTACGTAAAGTGACGCTAGCAAACGGAGAAGAAACATATATTACGACAATTTACGATTTAATGGCGTCACAATACGGTGTGAAACGTTTTGGCCACGAATTAGAAGCAAAAGGTTTCGAAGATGCTTCATCGTTCTATACACCAGCTTGGCAAGAAAAAGTGACTGGTGTAAAAGCAAATGTCGTGACACAAGTGGCACGTGAATTTGCGCAAAATGCAATTGACACAGGTGGTCGCTCAATGATTATCATGGGTGCAGGTATTAACCACTGGTTTAACTCTGACACGATTTATCGTTCGATTTTAAACCTTGTTATTTTATGTGGATGTCAAGGTGTAAACGGTGGCGGCTGGGCACACTATGTAGGTCAAGAAAAATGTCGTCCAATCGAAGGATGGAGTACTATTGCTTTTGCAAAAGACTGGCAAGGTCCACCACGTCTACAAAATGGAACAAGCTGGTTCTATTTTGCAACAGATCAATGGAAATATGAGGAGTCTGGTGTAGATCGCTTAGCATCGCCACTTGCTGAAAATATTAAGTTACAACACCCAGCAGACTATAATGTTCTTGCTGCACGTAACGGTTGGTTGCCATCATATCCACAATTTGACCGTAACAGCTTGTTATGGGGTGAAGAAGCACGTGACGCAGGTGAGTTTACAAATGAAGCGATATTACAACGCGCATTAGAGGATGTGAAGTCACGTAAGACAAAATTTGCAGTTGAAAATCCAGGATTGCGTAAAAATCATCCGAAGTCGTTGTTCGTATGGCGTTCAAATTTAATTTCAAGCTCGGCTAAAGGTCAAGAGTACTTTATGAAACATTTATTAGGTACGAAATCTGCATTAATGGCAGAGCCGAATGAAACAGATAAGCCAACAGAAATCGAGTGGAGTGAAGATACGGTAGGTAAGCTCGACTTGTTAGTAGCGCTGGACTTCCGTATGACAGCAACACCATTGTATTCGGATATCGTATTACCAGCAGCAACATGGTATGAAAAACATGATATTTCATCAACAGATATGCATCCATTCATCCATCCATTCAATCCGGCAATTGACCCATTATGGGAATCTCGTTCTGACTGGGATATCTTTAAAACATTAAGTAAAACCTTCTCAGATATGTCACGTGTTCACCTGACTGGTACATTCAAAGATGTTGTGACAGCACCATTAGCACATGACTCTAAACAAGAGATTTCTCTAGCTTATGGTTTGATCAAGGACTGGACAAAAGGCGAGGTGGAACCAATTCCAGGTAAGACAATGCCAGGATTTGCGGTTGTAGATCGTACGTACACAGATGTACATGATAAATTTATCTCTGTTGGTCCATTACTTGAAAATGGTAAAGTTGGGGCACATGGCGTGAGCTTCTCCGTAAAAGAAGAATACGATGAATTACGCAGTATAGTAGGAACATGGGAAGACGACTCAGTTAAGCATAACAAGCCACGTATTGATACAGCGCGTAAAGTAGCAGATGTTATCCTAAACGTATCTTCTGCATCAAATGGTCGTGTATCGCAAAAATCATATGAAGATCTTGAACAACAAACAGGCATGGAGCTTAAAGATATTTCGGCAGAGCGTGCATCTGAAAAGATTACATTCTTGAACATAACATCTCAACCACGTGAAGTTATTCCGACAGCAGTGTTCCCGGGTTCTAATAAACAAGGTCGCCGTTATTCACCATTTACAACGAACATTGAACGTCTTGTACCGTTTAGAACATTAACAGGAAGACAAAGTTACTATATCGACCATGAAGTATTCCAACAATTTGGTGAGGCATTACCAGTGTACAAACCAACATTGCCACCAATGGTATTCGGTACAAAAGATAAAGAGGTTAAGGGTGGCGTTGATGCACTTGTATTACGTTACTTAACACCACATGGTAAGTGGAATATCCACTCAACATATCAAGATAACCAACATATGTTGACGTTATTCCGTGGAGGTCCAACTGTATGGATTTCAAACGAAGACGCGGCACAACATGATATTAACGATAATGATTGGTTAGAAGTTTATAATAGAAATGGTCTCGTAACGGCACGTGCAGTTGTATCACACCGTATGCCACGCGGTACAATGTTTATGTATCATGCACAAGATAAACATATCGAGACACCAGGATCTGAAATCTCTGGTACACGTGGTGGCTCACACAATGCACCAACGCGTATTCACTTGAAACCAACACAATTGATGGGTGGTTACGCACAAATTAGTTATTCATTCAACTACTACGGACCAATCGGAAATCAACGTGACGTATATGTAGCTGTTAGAAAGATGAAAGAGGTGGATTGGCTTGAAGATTAA
- the cobA gene encoding uroporphyrinogen-III C-methyltransferase, which yields MSVIDDHTKVFLVGAGPGDPCLLSKKAERCIQKADVILYDQLVNPFILQLSRPDAEWVHVGKTPYTKYIKQDRINELLVEKAQEYQYIVRLKGGDPAIFGRVAEEVEMLRKHHIDFEIVPGITAASGAISQLGRGLTERQISTNITFTTGHFKDDVENEIDITTLDNGGTLAIYMGVKRLPQLMTEIMDKVGIDYPVAVIFNATRPNQLIIGGTVTTIAHKISALPDRPGPGVTIVGEVVRDVEEIKPDVQEVPEMVLLKGMRATCIDEAYHIFERGGAALIDDRETSELHPSQQTILTQWIEDMTFTKYRTV from the coding sequence ATGTCTGTAATAGACGATCATACAAAAGTGTTTTTAGTAGGTGCGGGTCCAGGAGATCCGTGCCTACTTTCTAAAAAAGCAGAGCGCTGTATTCAAAAAGCAGATGTCATCTTATATGATCAACTGGTGAATCCTTTTATTTTACAGCTTTCACGTCCAGATGCTGAGTGGGTACATGTAGGTAAGACGCCTTATACAAAATATATTAAACAAGACCGCATCAATGAATTACTTGTCGAAAAAGCGCAAGAGTATCAGTATATTGTCCGTCTCAAAGGCGGAGATCCTGCTATTTTTGGAAGAGTTGCTGAAGAAGTAGAAATGTTGCGAAAGCATCATATTGACTTTGAGATTGTTCCGGGGATTACAGCGGCGAGTGGAGCAATCAGTCAATTGGGCAGAGGTCTCACAGAGCGTCAAATCTCAACGAATATTACATTTACAACAGGTCATTTTAAGGATGATGTGGAGAATGAGATAGATATTACAACGCTTGACAACGGAGGGACTTTAGCGATTTATATGGGTGTCAAACGCTTACCTCAACTCATGACTGAAATTATGGATAAGGTAGGTATTGATTATCCGGTGGCTGTTATTTTTAACGCGACACGACCCAATCAACTGATTATAGGCGGAACAGTTACAACAATTGCACATAAAATTTCAGCGCTTCCTGATCGACCTGGTCCGGGAGTTACAATCGTAGGTGAAGTCGTACGAGATGTAGAAGAGATTAAACCTGATGTTCAAGAGGTACCGGAAATGGTATTGCTTAAAGGAATGCGAGCAACATGTATTGATGAAGCATATCATATATTCGAACGAGGTGGTGCTGCATTAATCGATGATCGAGAGACATCAGAACTTCATCCAAGTCAACAAACCATTTTAACACAGTGGATAGAAGATATGACATTTACAAAATATAGAACGGTTTAA
- the nirD gene encoding nitrite reductase small subunit NirD: protein MLQQKVKVAHISELVPLIGKKVIVEDKQIGLFLMEDGEIKAVNNVCPHKQGPLSEGTVSGHYVFCPLHDQKIDLNTGEVQAPDEGCVETYKVEVIDDEVYLCL, encoded by the coding sequence ATGCTACAACAAAAAGTAAAAGTGGCGCATATTTCAGAGTTAGTCCCATTGATTGGTAAAAAGGTTATAGTAGAAGATAAGCAAATTGGTTTGTTTTTAATGGAAGATGGTGAGATTAAAGCAGTCAATAATGTTTGCCCACATAAACAAGGTCCATTGTCTGAAGGGACTGTGAGTGGTCATTATGTATTTTGCCCATTACATGATCAAAAAATTGATTTGAATACGGGAGAAGTACAAGCACCAGATGAAGGTTGTGTTGAGACATATAAGGTAGAAGTGATTGATGATGAGGTTTACTTATGTCTGTAA
- the nirB gene encoding nitrite reductase large subunit NirB yields MSKTKLLMIGNGMAGVRTIEEILERDPDQFEITIIGKEPYPNYNRIMLSNILQNKMTVEETIMNPYEWYEEQGIQLITGDKVVKIDREKQHVETESGRVVAYDQMIIATGSDSFILPIDGSRLEGVVGFRTIDDTEKMLETAQTKKKAIVIGGGLLGLECARGLVDQGMDVTVVHLAEWLMEVQLDRKAGELLKADLEKQGIKFELQANTQEIIGEQHVEGIRLSDGRVLDADMVVMAVGIRPVTKEARAAGLEIGRGIVVDDFMKTSDPNIYAVGECAEHRSKVYGLVAPLYDQGKVLADHITGRPTEGYQGSTTFTSLKVSGCDLFSAGRITENEEVRGIETFNGVDNIYKKVFIKDKKIVGAVLYGDTEEGNRFYNMMKKGDTIDEYTLVSILHKAGEVDAISVADMDDDETICGCNGVSKGVIVNAIKEQGLTSVADVTRVTKAGNSCGKCKGQIGELLEYTLGADFVENAPTGICACTDLSRDQIVTQIRAKGLKTSKEVRHVLDFKDKGGCPKCRPAINYYLNMVYPHDHEDEKASRFANERYHANIQNDGTFSVIPQMRGGVTDADQLIRLGEVAKKYDVPLVKVTGSQRIGLYGVKKEELPKVWDDLGMRSASAYAKKTRSVKSCVGKEFCRFGTQYTTKLGIRLEKTFEYIDTPHKFKMGVSGCPRSCVESGVKDFGIIGVENGFQVYVGGNGGTDVVKAEFLTTVATEDEVVKLCGAYMQYYRETGIYAERTAPWLKRMGFEQVKSVVLDPEKQEELYARIMDAKAAIAEEPWNDIINDGQKQKIFEVEKV; encoded by the coding sequence ATGAGTAAAACAAAACTATTGATGATTGGTAACGGTATGGCGGGTGTACGTACAATTGAAGAAATTTTAGAGCGTGATCCAGATCAATTTGAGATTACGATTATTGGTAAAGAACCTTATCCAAACTACAACCGTATTATGTTATCTAATATTTTACAAAATAAAATGACTGTTGAAGAAACAATTATGAATCCATATGAGTGGTATGAAGAACAAGGGATTCAACTGATTACAGGTGATAAAGTCGTTAAAATTGATCGAGAAAAACAACATGTAGAAACAGAAAGTGGTCGAGTTGTTGCGTATGATCAAATGATTATTGCGACAGGTTCAGACTCGTTTATTTTGCCAATTGATGGCTCTCGTTTAGAAGGGGTTGTTGGCTTCCGTACCATTGACGATACCGAAAAAATGTTAGAAACAGCTCAAACCAAAAAGAAAGCGATTGTTATTGGTGGTGGGTTACTCGGTTTAGAGTGTGCGCGTGGTTTAGTCGATCAAGGCATGGATGTCACGGTGGTTCATTTAGCTGAGTGGCTAATGGAAGTTCAATTAGACCGCAAAGCAGGAGAGCTATTAAAAGCAGATCTTGAAAAGCAAGGCATAAAATTTGAATTACAAGCCAATACACAAGAAATTATTGGTGAACAGCATGTAGAAGGAATTCGTTTGTCAGATGGTCGTGTACTGGATGCAGATATGGTTGTTATGGCAGTAGGTATTCGTCCAGTAACGAAAGAAGCACGTGCTGCTGGTTTAGAAATTGGACGTGGTATTGTTGTAGACGACTTTATGAAAACAAGCGATCCTAATATTTATGCAGTAGGAGAATGTGCAGAACATCGCTCTAAAGTATACGGTCTTGTAGCGCCACTATATGACCAAGGTAAGGTGCTTGCAGATCATATTACAGGTAGACCAACAGAAGGCTATCAAGGATCTACAACATTCACGTCATTAAAAGTATCAGGCTGTGATTTGTTCAGTGCTGGGCGTATTACAGAAAATGAAGAAGTGCGTGGCATCGAAACATTTAATGGTGTAGATAATATTTATAAAAAAGTATTTATTAAAGATAAGAAAATTGTCGGTGCAGTATTATACGGTGACACTGAAGAAGGTAATCGCTTTTATAACATGATGAAAAAAGGTGATACGATTGATGAATATACACTCGTTTCTATTTTACATAAAGCGGGTGAAGTTGATGCCATCAGTGTAGCGGATATGGATGACGACGAAACAATTTGTGGTTGTAATGGTGTGTCAAAAGGCGTTATCGTCAATGCAATTAAAGAACAAGGATTAACATCTGTTGCGGATGTGACGCGTGTAACTAAAGCGGGTAACTCTTGTGGTAAATGTAAAGGACAAATTGGGGAGCTACTTGAGTATACGCTTGGTGCAGACTTTGTGGAAAATGCACCAACAGGTATTTGTGCATGTACAGATTTATCACGTGACCAAATTGTAACTCAAATTCGAGCAAAAGGTTTGAAAACATCGAAGGAAGTCAGACACGTATTAGACTTTAAGGATAAAGGTGGTTGTCCAAAATGTCGACCAGCGATTAACTATTATTTGAATATGGTTTACCCTCATGATCATGAAGATGAAAAAGCTTCAAGATTTGCTAATGAACGTTACCATGCAAATATTCAAAATGATGGTACATTCTCAGTGATTCCACAAATGCGTGGCGGGGTAACAGATGCAGATCAATTGATTCGATTAGGTGAAGTCGCTAAGAAATACGATGTACCTCTTGTAAAAGTAACAGGTTCACAACGTATTGGTTTATACGGTGTGAAAAAAGAAGAGTTGCCAAAAGTATGGGATGATCTCGGTATGCGTTCGGCATCAGCCTATGCGAAGAAAACGCGTTCAGTAAAAAGTTGTGTGGGTAAAGAATTTTGTCGTTTTGGTACACAATACACGACTAAACTGGGAATTCGTTTAGAAAAAACATTTGAATATATTGATACGCCGCATAAATTTAAAATGGGTGTATCAGGTTGTCCACGTAGTTGTGTAGAGTCTGGTGTTAAAGACTTTGGCATTATCGGTGTGGAAAATGGCTTCCAAGTATATGTTGGAGGTAATGGTGGTACGGATGTTGTTAAAGCAGAATTTTTAACAACAGTTGCCACAGAAGATGAAGTCGTTAAATTATGTGGTGCGTATATGCAATATTATCGTGAAACAGGTATTTATGCAGAGCGTACAGCACCTTGGTTGAAGCGCATGGGCTTTGAACAAGTAAAGTCAGTTGTATTAGACCCAGAAAAACAAGAGGAATTGTATGCACGTATTATGGATGCAAAAGCAGCAATAGCCGAAGAACCGTGGAATGATATTATAAATGATGGTCAAAAACAAAAAATATTTGAAGTAGAGAAGGTGTAA
- a CDS encoding bifunctional precorrin-2 dehydrogenase/sirohydrochlorin ferrochelatase, whose protein sequence is MYPVQLNLQDKHVVIVGGGKIAWRKFKVLVREGCRIDIVSPKFHEKFLEETWPNTVRLLQKEYESSDIESAALIIVATNNATVNDQVTQDATPSQWVNHTGDKQQSDFFNMLTVVHDDVTVSVGSAGQSIRKTQQYTAKIKAFLETLEEDIHE, encoded by the coding sequence ATGTATCCAGTACAGTTAAACTTGCAAGATAAGCATGTTGTTATTGTCGGAGGGGGCAAAATTGCTTGGCGTAAGTTTAAGGTTTTAGTACGCGAAGGATGTCGAATTGATATTGTGAGTCCCAAATTTCATGAAAAATTTTTGGAAGAGACATGGCCCAATACGGTGCGCTTATTACAAAAAGAGTATGAATCGAGTGATATTGAATCCGCAGCATTGATTATTGTCGCAACAAACAATGCAACAGTAAATGATCAAGTTACACAGGATGCGACGCCATCTCAATGGGTTAATCATACAGGAGATAAACAACAATCAGACTTTTTCAATATGCTTACAGTTGTACATGATGATGTAACTGTCAGTGTAGGATCGGCGGGTCAGTCTATTCGTAAAACACAGCAATATACAGCGAAAATTAAGGCATTTTTAGAAACATTAGAGGAGGATATCCATGAGTAA
- a CDS encoding sirohydrochlorin chelatase, whose protein sequence is MHKTILIVHGMRKGKLNQTLEHFVHHLFKGTYIAYDVAFLESEIKSLDDVIKDNVQQGYDKINLVPLLLFTASHYYEDIVEKMKVWQACYHYVSFQLAEPLGTHPYMTDWVASQLSHHADDIDEETGIVILAHGNKRFDEPDRALTSIAKQLSDTEYHCYPSMVYGALNFYETLPFIAKQYEKLLIVPFFFFDGYLVNKTKRQIDDMALPCEVAYTSAINFDPILKKIILERIATCEEAQYVSSTVKLAR, encoded by the coding sequence TTGCATAAGACGATTTTAATTGTACATGGTATGCGAAAAGGTAAGTTAAATCAAACGCTAGAACACTTTGTGCATCATTTATTTAAAGGGACTTACATTGCGTATGATGTCGCGTTTTTAGAGTCAGAAATAAAGTCTTTAGATGATGTCATAAAGGATAATGTGCAACAAGGGTATGACAAAATTAATCTTGTGCCACTATTGTTGTTCACAGCATCACATTATTATGAAGATATTGTTGAAAAAATGAAAGTATGGCAAGCTTGCTATCATTATGTTTCTTTCCAGTTGGCAGAGCCATTAGGTACACACCCATATATGACAGATTGGGTAGCATCTCAATTATCACATCATGCAGATGATATTGATGAAGAAACAGGTATTGTGATTTTAGCACATGGAAACAAGCGTTTTGATGAACCGGATCGGGCATTAACATCAATTGCAAAACAGTTATCAGATACTGAATATCACTGTTATCCGAGTATGGTATACGGTGCGCTTAACTTTTATGAAACACTGCCTTTCATTGCGAAACAATATGAAAAGTTGCTTATCGTGCCATTCTTCTTTTTTGATGGTTACTTAGTGAATAAAACGAAACGCCAAATTGATGATATGGCATTACCGTGTGAAGTCGCTTATACATCAGCAATTAACTTTGACCCAATATTAAAAAAGATTATTTTAGAACGCATTGCAACATGTGAGGAGGCACAATATGTATCCAGTACAGTTAAACTTGCAAGATAA
- a CDS encoding GNAT family N-acetyltransferase: MKKQFRLATLKDTESLYLLMYRAFTPLREVGIDWPSVHATPEMIQDNIQNNACYVLEIDGNIVSTLSIRFPWESQNPVAQYPFIWWLATDPDYAQLGYGSEMMRYVEESILRDTLKAPAVVLGTSARKMGWLLDVYQNRGYDVFYEMEEESGDKGVMMVKVLIPERYDDALLIPPPWSEKSNK; encoded by the coding sequence ATGAAAAAACAGTTTAGATTAGCGACATTAAAAGATACAGAATCTTTATACCTACTCATGTATCGTGCATTTACACCTTTACGTGAAGTAGGGATCGATTGGCCATCTGTTCATGCGACGCCTGAAATGATTCAAGATAATATTCAAAATAATGCTTGCTATGTTCTTGAGATAGATGGGAACATTGTATCGACGTTATCTATTCGTTTCCCATGGGAGTCTCAAAATCCAGTGGCACAATATCCATTTATATGGTGGTTGGCAACAGATCCTGATTATGCACAATTAGGTTATGGCAGTGAGATGATGCGTTATGTTGAAGAAAGTATACTTAGAGATACGCTAAAAGCACCTGCTGTGGTGTTGGGGACGTCAGCACGTAAGATGGGGTGGCTACTTGATGTATATCAAAATAGAGGATATGATGTATTTTACGAGATGGAAGAGGAGAGTGGAGATAAGGGTGTAATGATGGTCAAAGTATTAATTCCAGAACGCTATGATGATGCTCTGCTTATACCCCCACCGTGGTCAGAAAAAAGTAATAAATAA
- a CDS encoding formate/nitrite transporter family protein, producing MSVEKPKKNIEDTFLSRHIVDGIIESVAMKEVMLDRTMSRYILKSMMSGFLLAIVTVFMLAMKTQMAGALPGVINLMGAIAFSIALVLIVLTHSELLTSNFMFLTIGMYYRTITIAKSMWLFIICFLGNILGAFALFILLYFTKVMTPEMITALTATVDAKTIEPTWINILVKAIFANFFINIGIYVSLMFKEGLTKTFFIAIGVIIFVFMAYEHVVYNAGLFVGMLFYNFDAISWVGVLKNITFAFIGNYIGGGLMIGLLYAYLNGTPNQN from the coding sequence ATGTCTGTTGAGAAACCCAAAAAAAATATTGAAGATACCTTCTTATCACGGCACATTGTAGACGGGATTATTGAGAGTGTTGCAATGAAAGAAGTGATGTTAGATCGCACAATGTCTCGCTATATTTTAAAATCAATGATGTCTGGTTTTTTGCTCGCAATCGTCACAGTGTTTATGTTAGCAATGAAAACGCAAATGGCGGGTGCTTTACCAGGTGTTATCAACTTGATGGGTGCGATTGCTTTTAGTATCGCCCTAGTTCTCATCGTATTAACACACTCAGAACTTTTAACAAGTAACTTTATGTTCTTAACTATCGGCATGTACTATCGCACGATTACAATTGCCAAATCGATGTGGCTTTTTATCATTTGTTTTTTAGGCAACATCCTTGGTGCGTTCGCGCTATTCATCCTACTTTACTTCACAAAAGTAATGACACCAGAAATGATTACAGCACTCACTGCAACAGTAGATGCTAAAACAATCGAACCTACTTGGATTAATATTTTAGTTAAGGCTATATTTGCTAACTTCTTTATTAATATTGGTATTTACGTTTCATTAATGTTTAAGGAAGGCTTAACGAAAACATTTTTTATCGCAATTGGCGTCATTATCTTTGTCTTTATGGCCTATGAACATGTTGTATACAATGCAGGCTTATTTGTAGGTATGCTCTTTTACAACTTTGACGCTATAAGCTGGGTAGGTGTACTCAAAAATATCACTTTTGCATTTATCGGTAACTACATCGGTGGTGGCCTTATGATTGGATTGTTGTATGCCTATTTGAATGGTACACCAAATCAAAATTAA